A section of the Jaculus jaculus isolate mJacJac1 chromosome 6, mJacJac1.mat.Y.cur, whole genome shotgun sequence genome encodes:
- the Mapk12 gene encoding mitogen-activated protein kinase 12 isoform X4, which produces MSSPPPARKGFYRQEVTKTAWEVRAVYQDLQPVGSGAYGAVCSAVDSRTGNKVAIKKLYRPFQSELYAKRAYRELRLLKHMRHENVIGLLDVFTPDETLDDFTDFYLVMPFMGTDLGKLMKHETLSEDRIQFLVYQMLKGLKYIHAAGIIHRARDQVKSGGTVGSALANGSQWPPFLSQDLKPGNLAVNEDCELKILDFGLARQADSEMTGYVVTRWYRAPEVILNWMHYTQTVDIWSVGCIMAEMITGKTLFKGSDHLDQLKEIMKVTGTPPPEFVQKLQSAEAKNYMKGLPELEKKDFASVLTNASPLAVDLLEKMLVLDAEQRVTAAKALAHPYFESLQDTEDEPKAQKYDDSFDDMDRTLEEWKRVTYKEVLSFKPPRQLGARVPKETAL; this is translated from the exons ATGAGCTCTCCGCCGCCCGCCCGCAAGGGCTTTTACCGTCAGGAAGTGACTAAGACGGCCTGGGAGGTGCGCGCCGTGTACCAGGACCTGCAGCCGGTGGGCTCGGGAGCCTACGGCGCGGTGTG CTCTGCCGTGGACAGCCGCACAGGCAACAAGGTGGCTATCAAGAAGTTGTACCGGCCCTTCCAGTCGGAGCTGTACGCCAAGCGTGCCTACCGTGAACTGCGCCTCCTCAAACATATGCGCCACGAGAAC GTGATCGGGCTACTGGATGTGTTCACTCCTGATGAGACCCTGGATGACTTCACAGACTT CTACCTGGTGATGCcattcatgggcactgacctgggcAAGCTCATGAAGCATGAGACCCTGAGTGAGGACCGAATCCAGTTTCTTGTGTATCAGATGCTGAAGGGACTGAAG TATATCCATGCTGCTGGTATCATCCATAGG GCAAGGGACCAGGTCAAGTCTGGTGGCACAGTGGGCAGTGCTCTGGCAAATGGATCACAGTGGCCACCTTTCCTCTCCCAGGACCTGAAGCCCGGCAACCTGGCTGTGAATGAGGACTGTGAGCTGAAG ATCTTGGACTTTGGCCTGGCTAGGCAGGCAGACAGTGAGATGACGGGATATGTGGTGACTCGGTGGTACCGAGCACCTGAGGTGATCTTGAACTGGATGCACTACACACAGACAG TGGATATCTGGTCCGTGGGCTGCATCATGGCAGAGATGATTACTGGGAAGACGCTGTTCAAAGGCAGTGACC ACCTGGACCAGCTGAAAGAGATCATGAAGGTGACGGGGACACCTCCCCCTGAATTTGTGCAGAAACTGCAGAGTGCTGAG GCTAAGAACTACATGAAGGGCCTCCCTGAGCTGGAGAAAAAGGATTTTGCGTCTGTCCTGACCAATGCGAGCCCTTTGG CTGTGGACCTCCTAGAGAAGATGCTGGTGCTAGACGCAGAACAGCGGGTAACTGCAGCCAAAGCGTTGGCTCATCCCTATTTTGAGTCCCTGCAGGACACTGAAGATGAACCCAAGGCCCAGAAATATGATGACTCCTTTGACGACATGGACCGCACTCTGGAAGAATGGAAAC GTGTCACTTATAAAGAAGTTCTCAGCTTCAAGCCTCCCAGGCAATTGGGGGCCAGGGTCCCTAAGGAGACAGCTCTGTGA
- the Mapk12 gene encoding mitogen-activated protein kinase 12 isoform X3 — translation MSSPPPARKGFYRQEVTKTAWEVRAVYQDLQPVGSGAYGAVCSAVDSRTGNKVAIKKLYRPFQSELYAKRAYRELRLLKHMRHENVIGLLDVFTPDETLDDFTDFYLVMPFMGTDLGKLMKHETLSEDRIQFLVYQMLKGLKYIHAAGIIHRARDQVKSGGTVGSALANGSQWPPFLSQDLKPGNLAVNEDCELKILDFGLARQADSEMTGYVVTRWYRAPEVILNWMHYTQTGTDGTSVSVDIWSVGCIMAEMITGKTLFKGSDHLDQLKEIMKVTGTPPPEFVQKLQSAEAKNYMKGLPELEKKDFASVLTNASPLAVDLLEKMLVLDAEQRVTAAKALAHPYFESLQDTEDEPKAQKYDDSFDDMDRTLEEWKRVTYKEVLSFKPPRQLGARVPKETAL, via the exons ATGAGCTCTCCGCCGCCCGCCCGCAAGGGCTTTTACCGTCAGGAAGTGACTAAGACGGCCTGGGAGGTGCGCGCCGTGTACCAGGACCTGCAGCCGGTGGGCTCGGGAGCCTACGGCGCGGTGTG CTCTGCCGTGGACAGCCGCACAGGCAACAAGGTGGCTATCAAGAAGTTGTACCGGCCCTTCCAGTCGGAGCTGTACGCCAAGCGTGCCTACCGTGAACTGCGCCTCCTCAAACATATGCGCCACGAGAAC GTGATCGGGCTACTGGATGTGTTCACTCCTGATGAGACCCTGGATGACTTCACAGACTT CTACCTGGTGATGCcattcatgggcactgacctgggcAAGCTCATGAAGCATGAGACCCTGAGTGAGGACCGAATCCAGTTTCTTGTGTATCAGATGCTGAAGGGACTGAAG TATATCCATGCTGCTGGTATCATCCATAGG GCAAGGGACCAGGTCAAGTCTGGTGGCACAGTGGGCAGTGCTCTGGCAAATGGATCACAGTGGCCACCTTTCCTCTCCCAGGACCTGAAGCCCGGCAACCTGGCTGTGAATGAGGACTGTGAGCTGAAG ATCTTGGACTTTGGCCTGGCTAGGCAGGCAGACAGTGAGATGACGGGATATGTGGTGACTCGGTGGTACCGAGCACCTGAGGTGATCTTGAACTGGATGCACTACACACAGACAG GCACTGATGGAACTTCTGTCTCAGTGGATATCTGGTCCGTGGGCTGCATCATGGCAGAGATGATTACTGGGAAGACGCTGTTCAAAGGCAGTGACC ACCTGGACCAGCTGAAAGAGATCATGAAGGTGACGGGGACACCTCCCCCTGAATTTGTGCAGAAACTGCAGAGTGCTGAG GCTAAGAACTACATGAAGGGCCTCCCTGAGCTGGAGAAAAAGGATTTTGCGTCTGTCCTGACCAATGCGAGCCCTTTGG CTGTGGACCTCCTAGAGAAGATGCTGGTGCTAGACGCAGAACAGCGGGTAACTGCAGCCAAAGCGTTGGCTCATCCCTATTTTGAGTCCCTGCAGGACACTGAAGATGAACCCAAGGCCCAGAAATATGATGACTCCTTTGACGACATGGACCGCACTCTGGAAGAATGGAAAC GTGTCACTTATAAAGAAGTTCTCAGCTTCAAGCCTCCCAGGCAATTGGGGGCCAGGGTCCCTAAGGAGACAGCTCTGTGA
- the Mapk12 gene encoding mitogen-activated protein kinase 12 isoform X8, with product MSSPPPARKGFYRQEVTKTAWEVRAVYQDLQPVGSGAYGAVCSAVDSRTGNKVAIKKLYRPFQSELYAKRAYRELRLLKHMRHENVIGLLDVFTPDETLDDFTDFYLVMPFMGTDLGKLMKHETLSEDRIQFLVYQMLKGLKYIHAAGIIHRDLKPGNLAVNEDCELKILDFGLARQADSEMTGYVVTRWYRAPEVILNWMHYTQTVDIWSVGCIMAEMITGKTLFKGSDHLDQLKEIMKVTGTPPPEFVQKLQSAEAKNYMKGLPELEKKDFASVLTNASPLAVDLLEKMLVLDAEQRVTAAKALAHPYFESLQDTEDEPKAQKYDDSFDDMDRTLEEWKRVTYKEVLSFKPPRQLGARVPKETAL from the exons ATGAGCTCTCCGCCGCCCGCCCGCAAGGGCTTTTACCGTCAGGAAGTGACTAAGACGGCCTGGGAGGTGCGCGCCGTGTACCAGGACCTGCAGCCGGTGGGCTCGGGAGCCTACGGCGCGGTGTG CTCTGCCGTGGACAGCCGCACAGGCAACAAGGTGGCTATCAAGAAGTTGTACCGGCCCTTCCAGTCGGAGCTGTACGCCAAGCGTGCCTACCGTGAACTGCGCCTCCTCAAACATATGCGCCACGAGAAC GTGATCGGGCTACTGGATGTGTTCACTCCTGATGAGACCCTGGATGACTTCACAGACTT CTACCTGGTGATGCcattcatgggcactgacctgggcAAGCTCATGAAGCATGAGACCCTGAGTGAGGACCGAATCCAGTTTCTTGTGTATCAGATGCTGAAGGGACTGAAG TATATCCATGCTGCTGGTATCATCCATAGG GACCTGAAGCCCGGCAACCTGGCTGTGAATGAGGACTGTGAGCTGAAG ATCTTGGACTTTGGCCTGGCTAGGCAGGCAGACAGTGAGATGACGGGATATGTGGTGACTCGGTGGTACCGAGCACCTGAGGTGATCTTGAACTGGATGCACTACACACAGACAG TGGATATCTGGTCCGTGGGCTGCATCATGGCAGAGATGATTACTGGGAAGACGCTGTTCAAAGGCAGTGACC ACCTGGACCAGCTGAAAGAGATCATGAAGGTGACGGGGACACCTCCCCCTGAATTTGTGCAGAAACTGCAGAGTGCTGAG GCTAAGAACTACATGAAGGGCCTCCCTGAGCTGGAGAAAAAGGATTTTGCGTCTGTCCTGACCAATGCGAGCCCTTTGG CTGTGGACCTCCTAGAGAAGATGCTGGTGCTAGACGCAGAACAGCGGGTAACTGCAGCCAAAGCGTTGGCTCATCCCTATTTTGAGTCCCTGCAGGACACTGAAGATGAACCCAAGGCCCAGAAATATGATGACTCCTTTGACGACATGGACCGCACTCTGGAAGAATGGAAAC GTGTCACTTATAAAGAAGTTCTCAGCTTCAAGCCTCCCAGGCAATTGGGGGCCAGGGTCCCTAAGGAGACAGCTCTGTGA
- the Mapk12 gene encoding mitogen-activated protein kinase 12 isoform X2, which yields MSSPPPARKGFYRQEVTKTAWEVRAVYQDLQPVGSGAYGAVCSAVDSRTGNKVAIKKLYRPFQSELYAKRAYRELRLLKHMRHENVIGLLDVFTPDETLDDFTDFYLVMPFMGTDLGKLMKHETLSEDRIQFLVYQMLKGLKYIHAAGIIHRARDQVKSGGTVGSALANGSQWPPFLSQDLKPGNLAVNEDCELKILDFGLARQADSEMTGYVVTRWYRAPEVILNWMHYTQTVDIWSVGCIMAEMITGKTLFKGSDHLDQLKEIMKVTGTPPPEFVQKLQSAEAKNYMKGLPELEKKDFASVLTNASPLAVDLLEKMLVLDAEQRVTAAKALAHPYFESLQDTEDEPKAQKYDDSFDDMDRTLEEWKPLGRMKRRIEKLRGQPGLHRKTMSSAHTAPPYSGTAPMSLP from the exons ATGAGCTCTCCGCCGCCCGCCCGCAAGGGCTTTTACCGTCAGGAAGTGACTAAGACGGCCTGGGAGGTGCGCGCCGTGTACCAGGACCTGCAGCCGGTGGGCTCGGGAGCCTACGGCGCGGTGTG CTCTGCCGTGGACAGCCGCACAGGCAACAAGGTGGCTATCAAGAAGTTGTACCGGCCCTTCCAGTCGGAGCTGTACGCCAAGCGTGCCTACCGTGAACTGCGCCTCCTCAAACATATGCGCCACGAGAAC GTGATCGGGCTACTGGATGTGTTCACTCCTGATGAGACCCTGGATGACTTCACAGACTT CTACCTGGTGATGCcattcatgggcactgacctgggcAAGCTCATGAAGCATGAGACCCTGAGTGAGGACCGAATCCAGTTTCTTGTGTATCAGATGCTGAAGGGACTGAAG TATATCCATGCTGCTGGTATCATCCATAGG GCAAGGGACCAGGTCAAGTCTGGTGGCACAGTGGGCAGTGCTCTGGCAAATGGATCACAGTGGCCACCTTTCCTCTCCCAGGACCTGAAGCCCGGCAACCTGGCTGTGAATGAGGACTGTGAGCTGAAG ATCTTGGACTTTGGCCTGGCTAGGCAGGCAGACAGTGAGATGACGGGATATGTGGTGACTCGGTGGTACCGAGCACCTGAGGTGATCTTGAACTGGATGCACTACACACAGACAG TGGATATCTGGTCCGTGGGCTGCATCATGGCAGAGATGATTACTGGGAAGACGCTGTTCAAAGGCAGTGACC ACCTGGACCAGCTGAAAGAGATCATGAAGGTGACGGGGACACCTCCCCCTGAATTTGTGCAGAAACTGCAGAGTGCTGAG GCTAAGAACTACATGAAGGGCCTCCCTGAGCTGGAGAAAAAGGATTTTGCGTCTGTCCTGACCAATGCGAGCCCTTTGG CTGTGGACCTCCTAGAGAAGATGCTGGTGCTAGACGCAGAACAGCGGGTAACTGCAGCCAAAGCGTTGGCTCATCCCTATTTTGAGTCCCTGCAGGACACTGAAGATGAACCCAAGGCCCAGAAATATGATGACTCCTTTGACGACATGGACCGCACTCTGGAAGAATGGAAAC
- the Mapk12 gene encoding mitogen-activated protein kinase 12 isoform X1: protein MSSPPPARKGFYRQEVTKTAWEVRAVYQDLQPVGSGAYGAVCSAVDSRTGNKVAIKKLYRPFQSELYAKRAYRELRLLKHMRHENVIGLLDVFTPDETLDDFTDFYLVMPFMGTDLGKLMKHETLSEDRIQFLVYQMLKGLKYIHAAGIIHRARDQVKSGGTVGSALANGSQWPPFLSQDLKPGNLAVNEDCELKILDFGLARQADSEMTGYVVTRWYRAPEVILNWMHYTQTGTDGTSVSVDIWSVGCIMAEMITGKTLFKGSDHLDQLKEIMKVTGTPPPEFVQKLQSAEAKNYMKGLPELEKKDFASVLTNASPLAVDLLEKMLVLDAEQRVTAAKALAHPYFESLQDTEDEPKAQKYDDSFDDMDRTLEEWKPLGRMKRRIEKLRGQPGLHRKTMSSAHTAPPYSGTAPMSLP from the exons ATGAGCTCTCCGCCGCCCGCCCGCAAGGGCTTTTACCGTCAGGAAGTGACTAAGACGGCCTGGGAGGTGCGCGCCGTGTACCAGGACCTGCAGCCGGTGGGCTCGGGAGCCTACGGCGCGGTGTG CTCTGCCGTGGACAGCCGCACAGGCAACAAGGTGGCTATCAAGAAGTTGTACCGGCCCTTCCAGTCGGAGCTGTACGCCAAGCGTGCCTACCGTGAACTGCGCCTCCTCAAACATATGCGCCACGAGAAC GTGATCGGGCTACTGGATGTGTTCACTCCTGATGAGACCCTGGATGACTTCACAGACTT CTACCTGGTGATGCcattcatgggcactgacctgggcAAGCTCATGAAGCATGAGACCCTGAGTGAGGACCGAATCCAGTTTCTTGTGTATCAGATGCTGAAGGGACTGAAG TATATCCATGCTGCTGGTATCATCCATAGG GCAAGGGACCAGGTCAAGTCTGGTGGCACAGTGGGCAGTGCTCTGGCAAATGGATCACAGTGGCCACCTTTCCTCTCCCAGGACCTGAAGCCCGGCAACCTGGCTGTGAATGAGGACTGTGAGCTGAAG ATCTTGGACTTTGGCCTGGCTAGGCAGGCAGACAGTGAGATGACGGGATATGTGGTGACTCGGTGGTACCGAGCACCTGAGGTGATCTTGAACTGGATGCACTACACACAGACAG GCACTGATGGAACTTCTGTCTCAGTGGATATCTGGTCCGTGGGCTGCATCATGGCAGAGATGATTACTGGGAAGACGCTGTTCAAAGGCAGTGACC ACCTGGACCAGCTGAAAGAGATCATGAAGGTGACGGGGACACCTCCCCCTGAATTTGTGCAGAAACTGCAGAGTGCTGAG GCTAAGAACTACATGAAGGGCCTCCCTGAGCTGGAGAAAAAGGATTTTGCGTCTGTCCTGACCAATGCGAGCCCTTTGG CTGTGGACCTCCTAGAGAAGATGCTGGTGCTAGACGCAGAACAGCGGGTAACTGCAGCCAAAGCGTTGGCTCATCCCTATTTTGAGTCCCTGCAGGACACTGAAGATGAACCCAAGGCCCAGAAATATGATGACTCCTTTGACGACATGGACCGCACTCTGGAAGAATGGAAAC
- the Mapk12 gene encoding mitogen-activated protein kinase 12 isoform X6, with translation MSSPPPARKGFYRQEVTKTAWEVRAVYQDLQPVGSGAYGAVCSAVDSRTGNKVAIKKLYRPFQSELYAKRAYRELRLLKHMRHENVIGLLDVFTPDETLDDFTDFYLVMPFMGTDLGKLMKHETLSEDRIQFLVYQMLKGLKYIHAAGIIHRARDQVKSGGTVGSALANGSQWPPFLSQDLKPGNLAVNEDCELKILDFGLARQADSEMTGYVVTRWYRAPEVILNWMHYTQTGTDGTSVSVDIWSVGCIMAEMITGKTLFKGSDHLDQLKEIMKVTGTPPPEFVQKLQSAEAKNYMKGLPELEKKDFASVLTNASPLAVDLLEKMLVLDAEQRVTAAKALAHPYFESLQDTEDEPKAQKYDDSFDDMDRTLEEWKRPLSQGSFVSV, from the exons ATGAGCTCTCCGCCGCCCGCCCGCAAGGGCTTTTACCGTCAGGAAGTGACTAAGACGGCCTGGGAGGTGCGCGCCGTGTACCAGGACCTGCAGCCGGTGGGCTCGGGAGCCTACGGCGCGGTGTG CTCTGCCGTGGACAGCCGCACAGGCAACAAGGTGGCTATCAAGAAGTTGTACCGGCCCTTCCAGTCGGAGCTGTACGCCAAGCGTGCCTACCGTGAACTGCGCCTCCTCAAACATATGCGCCACGAGAAC GTGATCGGGCTACTGGATGTGTTCACTCCTGATGAGACCCTGGATGACTTCACAGACTT CTACCTGGTGATGCcattcatgggcactgacctgggcAAGCTCATGAAGCATGAGACCCTGAGTGAGGACCGAATCCAGTTTCTTGTGTATCAGATGCTGAAGGGACTGAAG TATATCCATGCTGCTGGTATCATCCATAGG GCAAGGGACCAGGTCAAGTCTGGTGGCACAGTGGGCAGTGCTCTGGCAAATGGATCACAGTGGCCACCTTTCCTCTCCCAGGACCTGAAGCCCGGCAACCTGGCTGTGAATGAGGACTGTGAGCTGAAG ATCTTGGACTTTGGCCTGGCTAGGCAGGCAGACAGTGAGATGACGGGATATGTGGTGACTCGGTGGTACCGAGCACCTGAGGTGATCTTGAACTGGATGCACTACACACAGACAG GCACTGATGGAACTTCTGTCTCAGTGGATATCTGGTCCGTGGGCTGCATCATGGCAGAGATGATTACTGGGAAGACGCTGTTCAAAGGCAGTGACC ACCTGGACCAGCTGAAAGAGATCATGAAGGTGACGGGGACACCTCCCCCTGAATTTGTGCAGAAACTGCAGAGTGCTGAG GCTAAGAACTACATGAAGGGCCTCCCTGAGCTGGAGAAAAAGGATTTTGCGTCTGTCCTGACCAATGCGAGCCCTTTGG CTGTGGACCTCCTAGAGAAGATGCTGGTGCTAGACGCAGAACAGCGGGTAACTGCAGCCAAAGCGTTGGCTCATCCCTATTTTGAGTCCCTGCAGGACACTGAAGATGAACCCAAGGCCCAGAAATATGATGACTCCTTTGACGACATGGACCGCACTCTGGAAGAATGGAAAC